AACGCTCAAGGAAACAGTTATCGATATGCAGGTTCAAAATCGAATTGTGACGATTCATGTATACAATAATCATGAAGCGCTTCAAAAAACGGCAGAACCATTATTAGAAATGCTGAAAAAACGTTTGTCGGAGAAGGATTATTATTTGTCAGGTGTTTTCATCAAACCGTTCGAAAAAAATGTACCACAAAATAAGATTAAAAATGAAAAAATAGAACCTACTCATAGTAATGGAGTGGATTTCCGAGTATGAGCGAACAAAAATTTAATCGAAAAGAGGCGATAGCATTAACTTATCAGCCGTCTGAAAATAGTGGGCCGAAAGTTATTGCAAAAGGAAAAGGGAAAATCGCCGAAAATATTTTAGAACGTGCAACACTACATGATATCCCAATATATGAAGATCCAAATCTTGTCGAATTGTTGGGGCAACTAGATTTGAACGATGCAATTCCGGAAGATTTATATCAAGCAGTAGCGGAAGTTTTTGCCTTTATTTACAGATTGGATAAAGAATATCATACACAAAAAAATGAAAAATAATTTGAAACCTATTGTTTTTCAATCATTTTTTATGTACATTAAATAGAATAATAGCGTAAAATCGACGCAAAATATGACATTATTTACGGATGTAGACATTGTCAGAATGTTTGTATAAAATGATTATGGTAGCAAAATAATTTCCAAATTACCGATTGGAGGATGTAGGATGAATATCCACGAGTATCAAGGAAAGGAAATCCTTAGAAAATATGGGGTGGCAGTTCCGAATGGAAAAGTAGCATTTTCTCCTGAGGAAGCTGTAAAAGTTGCAAAGGAACTAGGTTCTAATGTAACAGTTGTAAAAGCGCAAATTCATGCTGGCGGAAGAGGGAAAGCTGGCGGTGTAAAAATTGCAAAAAATTTAGATGAAGTTAGAACTTATGCGAAAGAACTACTAGGAAAAATTCTAGTGACGCATCAAACTGGTCCAGAAGGAAAAGAAGTAAAAAGACTTTACATTGAAGAAGGATCAGACATTAAAAAAGAATACTATTTAAGCTTTGTTTTAGATAGAGCTACATCAAGAGTTACTCTAATGGGATCTGAAGAAGGCGGTATGGATATCGAAGAGGTAGCAGAACAAACGCCTGAGAAAATTTTTAAAGAAGTAATCGATCCAGTTACTGGTTTACTTCCATTCCAAGCAAGACGTTTGGCATTTAACATGAATATTCCTGCCAATTTAGTAAATAAAGCAGCGAAGTTAATGTTAGGGTTGTATGAAGCGTTTGTAGATAAGGATGCTTCAATTCTAGAAATTAATCCACTCGTTGTAACAGGAAATGGTGAGGTAGTTGCACTAGATGCGAAATTCAATTTCGATTCAAATGCATTATATCGCCATAAAGATATTGTTGAGTTAAGAGATTTTGATGAAGAGGATGCTAAAGAAATAGAGGCCTCAAAACACGATTTAAGCTATATATCACTTGATGGAAATATTGGATGTATGGTAAATGGTGCTGGACTAGCTATGGCGACTATGGACACAATTAGTTATTATGGTGGCAGTCCTGCTAACTTCCTAGATGTTGGTGGCGGTGCAACGACTGAGAAAGTAACGGAAGCGTTTAAAATTATATTATCTGATCCAAACGTGAAAGGGATATTTGTAAACATTTTCGGAGGCATTATGAAATGTGATGTTATCGCAGAAGGTGTTATTGCTGCAGCGAAACAAGTCGGCTTAAATGTCCCATTAGTAGTACGTTTGGAAGGAACAAATGTTGACATAGGTAAAGAATTATTAAACGCTTCAGGGTTAAATATTGTTGCTGCAGATTCCATGGCGGATGGCGCACAAAAAATTGTCGAATTAGTAGGCTAACGGAAGGCGGGGAGAATTATGGGTGTATATATTAATGCTGATACGAAAGTAATTGTGCAAGGAATTACAGGCGAAACAGCTCTATTTCATACAAAACAAATGTTAGAATATGGTACAAAAATTGTCGCAGGTGTTACACCTGGAAAGGGAGGAACTTCAGTAGAAGGTGTTCCCGTGTTTAATACAGTAAAAGATGCAGTAGAAAAAACAGGTGCAAATGTTTCGGTCATTTACGTTCCAGCACCATTTGCCGCTGACGCTATATTGGAAGCTGTAGATGCAGAGCTTGACATGGCGATTTGTATTACAGAACATATTCCAGTGTTGGATATGGTAAAAGTAAAGCGATACATGGAAGGGAAGAAAACACGATTAGTTGGACCAAACTGTCCGGGGGTAATAACTGCAGATGAATGTAAAATTGGTATTATGCCTGGATATATTCATAAAAAAGGTCACATTGGTGTAGTCTCTCGTTCCGGCACATTAACTTATGAAGCGGTACATCAATTATCGCAAGCTGGCATTGGTCAAACATCTGCAGTCGGTATCGGAGGAGACCCGGTAAATGGTACAAACTTTATCGATGTATTACAAGAGTTTAACAATGATCCGGAAACTTATGCGGTTGTTATGATTGGAGAAATCGGCGGAACAGCGGAAGAAGAAGCAGCGGAATGGATTAAGAAAAACATGACAAAACCAGTTGTTGGCTTTATTGGAGGACAAACTGCTCCTCCAGGAAAACGTATGGGTCATGCTGGGGCGATAATTTCAGGTGGTAAAGGTACGGCAAAAGATAAAATTAAAGCGATGAATGATGCTGGAATTGAAGTTGCACCTACGCCATCTGTAATTGGTGAGACGCTTATTAAAGTGTTAAAAGAAAAAGGTCTATACGAAAAATGTAAAACCCATTAAAATAGGGGTGTAGCTCTAGTGCTACACCTTTTCTTTATGAACATTTTATTCGGTTAAAATTTTGCGGTCACATCTTCTTGTTTGAGTTTCTTCTATATAAAAGGAGAGTGATACGATCAATGAATCAGGAAAATAACTACCTACAAATTCTAGCATTACATTACGTTTATCCTCTAACTTTTAATAAGTATTTATCGCTTATTAAAACAATCCATTCGTTAGACAATTTACCTACAATATCCACTATCGAATTAGCACGAATTTTACAAATTCCAACAGAAAAATCGAAAATAATTGTTGAAAATTATCTAAAAATGTTACAAGTTAACTTGGAGGATGCTTATAAATGGGAGGGGATTGTTCCGATTCCCTTTGATAGTGACAAATACCCAAATGAACTGTTTAAGTTAAAAGATCCTCCAACTGTAATTTATGCAATGGGAAATGTTTCTCTTTTAGAAAAAGTGCATAAAATAGCTATTATCGGTTCAAGAAATGCAACCAAATATTCTGCAATTGCAATTGATTATATAGTCCCACCATTAATTGAAAATGATTTTGTTATTGTAAGTGGGCTTGCAAAGGGAGCAGATAGTTTAGCACATCGCGCCACAATTCGATATGGGGGAAAAACAATTGGTGTATTAGGTAATGGTTTTTTTCATTACTATCCAAAGGAAAACAAGTCCCTTTCGATAGAAATGGCTAAAAATCATTTATTAATTACAGAATACCCACCATATGTCGGTCCTAAAAAATGGCAATTTCCAATGAGAAATCGTATTATAAGCGGTATAAGTGAAGCGGTAGTTGTGACAGAAGCTGCACTAAGAAGCGGAACTTTAAGTACTTCAGACCATGCATTGGAACATGGAAAGGATGTATTCGTTGTGCCGGGACCTATAGATTCTGATACATCAAAGGGTACTAATCAATTGTTAAAAGAAGGTGCAATTCCAGTATGGAATGGGTATCAAATAATAGAGGAAAGAAAAATGTTTATAGGTAAATATTGAAAAAAAGTTGCATTATCTTTCAATCTGTTATACATTTTGCAACAGGTATTATTTTTCGTAATATTTCAATGTACGTTTAAAATAAAGTATATTTTGTTAACAATTTACCTCTACAGGGGGAAAGTATAGATGGCAGATTATTTAGTGATAGTAGAATCACCAGCGAAAGCGAAAACAATTGAAAGATACTTAGGTAAAAAATATAAAGTAAAAGCATCAATCGGACATGTTATTGATTTACCGCGAAGTCAAACAGGCATTGATACTGAAAATAATTATAAGCCTAAGTACATTACAATTCGTGGTAAGGGTCCAATATTACAAGATTTAAAATCAGCAGCAAAAAAGGCAAAGAAAGTTTATCTTGCAGCCGACCCTGACCGTGAAGGAGAAGCGATTGCTTGGCATTTGGCAACAGCTTTAAATATCGATGCAGACTCTGAATGTCGTGTAGTATTCAACGAAATAACAAAAGACGCGATAGTTGAGTCATTTAAAAATCCAAGACCTATTAATATGGATTTAGTCGATGCACAGCAGGCTCGTCGTATCTTAGATAGATTGGTTGGCTATAATATTAGTCCGATTCTATGGAAAAAAGTTAAAAAAGGTTTATCAGCAGGCCGTGTGCAATCGGTTGCATTAAGACTTATTATTGATCGTGAAAATGAAATCAAAAACTTTGTACCAGAAGAATATTGGTCGATTGAATCAACCTTCGAAAAAGGGACAAAGACTTTTGAGGCAATGTTTTATGGTAACGACAATGAAAAAGTAAAGTTAACTAATGAAGATCAAGTAAAATCGATATTAAATCAAATTAAAGGTAAGAATTTTGAAGTAGTAAATGTGGTGAAGAAAGAACGTAAACGAAACCCTTCTCCCGCATTTACAACATCTTCATTACAACAAGAAGCAGCTCGTAAATTAAATTTCAGAGCAAAGAAAACGATGATGTTAGCTCAACAGCTTTATGAAGGTATCGATATAGGGAAAAAAGAAGGTACCGTCGGTTTAATCACTTATATGCGTACGGATTCAACACGTATTTCCGAAACAGCTAAATCTGAAGCATTTCAATACATTAATGAAAAGTATGGAAAAGAATATGTCATAGGTGAGGTTAAACAAGGGAAAAAATCTGCAAACGCTCAAGACGCTCATGAAGCAATTCGACCAACTAGTGCTTTGAGAAGTCCGGACCAATTAAAAGATGTTTTAAGTCGTGACCAGTTACGTC
Above is a genomic segment from Lysinibacillus sp. PLM2 containing:
- the topA gene encoding DNA topoisomerase 1 — its product is MADYLVIVESPAKAKTIERYLGKKYKVKASIGHVIDLPRSQTGIDTENNYKPKYITIRGKGPILQDLKSAAKKAKKVYLAADPDREGEAIAWHLATALNIDADSECRVVFNEITKDAIVESFKNPRPINMDLVDAQQARRILDRLVGYNISPILWKKVKKGLSAGRVQSVALRLIIDRENEIKNFVPEEYWSIESTFEKGTKTFEAMFYGNDNEKVKLTNEDQVKSILNQIKGKNFEVVNVVKKERKRNPSPAFTTSSLQQEAARKLNFRAKKTMMLAQQLYEGIDIGKKEGTVGLITYMRTDSTRISETAKSEAFQYINEKYGKEYVIGEVKQGKKSANAQDAHEAIRPTSALRSPDQLKDVLSRDQLRLYRLIWERFIASQMAPAVLDTVTVDLVNSGVQFRANGSQVKFPGFMKLYIEGTDDQSEETTKLLPEMAVGDKVKSLEIEPKQHFTQPPPRYTEARLVKELEELGIGRPSTYAPTLDVIQKRGYVQLDAKRFVPTELGEIVHQFMIEFFPEIINIEFTAKMEEDLDKIEEGNTEWVKIIDEFYQEFEKKVKHADEVMEKIEIKDEPAGEDCEKCGSPMVFKLGRFGKFMACSNFPDCRNTKTIIKPIGVKCPTCNEGEIVERKSKTKRIFYGCNRYPECDFVSWDKPISRPCPKCSSLLVEKKLKKGIQIQCTKCDYEEAPSQ
- the sucD gene encoding succinate--CoA ligase [ADP-forming] subunit alpha; protein product: MGVYINADTKVIVQGITGETALFHTKQMLEYGTKIVAGVTPGKGGTSVEGVPVFNTVKDAVEKTGANVSVIYVPAPFAADAILEAVDAELDMAICITEHIPVLDMVKVKRYMEGKKTRLVGPNCPGVITADECKIGIMPGYIHKKGHIGVVSRSGTLTYEAVHQLSQAGIGQTSAVGIGGDPVNGTNFIDVLQEFNNDPETYAVVMIGEIGGTAEEEAAEWIKKNMTKPVVGFIGGQTAPPGKRMGHAGAIISGGKGTAKDKIKAMNDAGIEVAPTPSVIGETLIKVLKEKGLYEKCKTH
- the sucC gene encoding succinate--CoA ligase [ADP-forming] subunit beta, which codes for MNIHEYQGKEILRKYGVAVPNGKVAFSPEEAVKVAKELGSNVTVVKAQIHAGGRGKAGGVKIAKNLDEVRTYAKELLGKILVTHQTGPEGKEVKRLYIEEGSDIKKEYYLSFVLDRATSRVTLMGSEEGGMDIEEVAEQTPEKIFKEVIDPVTGLLPFQARRLAFNMNIPANLVNKAAKLMLGLYEAFVDKDASILEINPLVVTGNGEVVALDAKFNFDSNALYRHKDIVELRDFDEEDAKEIEASKHDLSYISLDGNIGCMVNGAGLAMATMDTISYYGGSPANFLDVGGGATTEKVTEAFKIILSDPNVKGIFVNIFGGIMKCDVIAEGVIAAAKQVGLNVPLVVRLEGTNVDIGKELLNASGLNIVAADSMADGAQKIVELVG